The following are from one region of the Mustela lutreola isolate mMusLut2 chromosome 9, mMusLut2.pri, whole genome shotgun sequence genome:
- the LOC131808155 gene encoding protein PET117 homolog, mitochondrial, producing the protein MSRSSKAVLGLSVVLTAATVAGVHLKQLQDRQRLHDGVIRDIERQNRKKENIRLLGEQIILTEQLEAEREKMLLAKGSQKT; encoded by the exons ATGTCGAGGAGCTCGAAGGCGGTGCTAGGCCTCTCGGTGGTGCTGACGGCAGCCACCGTGGCCGGCGTGCATCTGAAGCAGCTGCAGGACCGGCAG aGGCTTCATGATGGAGTGATCAGAGACATTGAGAGACAAAAtcggaaaaaagaaaacattcgtCTTTTGGGAGAACAGATTATTTTGACTGAGCAActtgaagcagaaagagagaagatgttATTGGCAAAAGGATCTCAAAAAACATGA